Below is a genomic region from Isosphaeraceae bacterium EP7.
AGGGAAGCCCCATCTCGATGACCATCGCCTTGATGCGGGCCAGGAATGCTTCGGTCAAGTCAGGTGCCAGCGGTTCGTAGGCCGGGTCGCAGAAATAAACCCTGCATCCCAGGGGCCGTGCGTCGCGTGCCGTGCACCGATTATTCAAATCCTGCCAGGGGCAGGTCGCACCGCCGTCAAGCGGCCTGGAAGGCGTTGGGGCATCGGCGAGGAGCAGGTCGAACTCCGGGGCCGAGACGAACAGAGTGTGCCCGTACTCTTCGAACTTGCAGCAGCGGCCGCTGAGCGAGCAGACCGGCGCCAGTCGGGCAATCTCCGCGTCGAGGTCTCGATAGATGCCCTGAAGCCGTTGTCGAAAGCGAGATGGGTCCGTCGAGTCTTCGTCGCCCAGTCGAGGAGGGTGTCCGCTCATAAGCCAACCCTCGCGGCGTTCAGGCGGATTTCATCGAGGGTAAAGACGCGGCCGACCCCGGCACCCGGGCAACCACGCTGGACTCGCTGCCAGTCTCCGGGAGTCTCGATGTTCTCATCCCAGAATGGCCAGGTTTGGCATTGATCGGGGCGAGCAGAGTAGACTGTGCAGCCGCTAGCTTTCTCCCAGAAAATGCAATCGCCCCCGGGACGTTCAATCAGGCTGAAGCGGTCATTAACCTGGCGGACATAAGTCAAGCAGAAGGTCTCGACCGATTCTCCCCGGAATGCGGCGAGCCTGGCGATTTCTTCGTCCTGGACCCAGACGTAACCCGGGGCTCCCGTGCAGCAAGCGCCGCAGCGGGTGCATTCGAATGCGAGTCCGTCGCGATACCAAGGTTCGTCCCGGACTTCCATCGCTGGTCCCTTCCGACTCGCCCGCCCGTCCCGGTTCGGGCCCAGTGTACCGACGACGGCCGCCGTCGATCAACGACCTTCCGCCTCAAGACGAATCAAGCTCTCGGCTTGCGGAACAGTAAGGCGATCCGGGGGGTCTGGGTCGAGTGCGTGGATGGCTTGATAAGCGGTCGAATTAACCGCCGATTGAGTGCATCAATCGATCTGGTTTGATAAAGCGAGAAGACGAGATTTGATGACCTTCCCACTTACCTTCCACGCTCATCATGATCGCGGAGGCCAGGTCCTGGTCGCTTGACCCGTCGCGCAGGAGGCCACGCAGATCGGTTTCGTCGATGGCGAAGAGGCAATTTCGCAGCTTACCGTCGGCCGTGATACGAATCCGGTTGCACGATGCACAGAAGGGGCGGCTCACGGAGGCGATCAACCCGATCCGCCCGCACCCATCGTCGTAGTCATAATCCAGGGCTGGGGCACGTGCATCCTGGTTAGCGGCGGGCGTGAGGTGGCCGAACTCGCGCGAGAGGATTTCGAGGATGTCTTCGGCGAGCAGGACTTTCTGACGTTCCCACGCCCCTGCATCGAGCGGCATGTACTCGATGAATCGCAGTTCGAGGCGATTTTCGCGGGCGTAACGGGCTAGAGGGATGATGTCCTCTTCGGTGGTCCCTTTGATTGCCACCGCGTTAAGCTTGATGGGGTCGAAACCGGCGTCCTTCGCGGCTTGAATCCCTTCGAGCGTTTGCTCAAGGCCCGTTCGACGGGTGAGGGTGAGGAACCGGGCCGGGTCCATTGTGTCCAGGCTGACGTTGAGGCGGAGGAGCCCGGCGTCCCGTAGCCGTCGCGCGAGCGGGGCTAACAGGATCCCGTTGGTCGTGAGGCCGACGTCCTCGATCCCTGGGACTGCGGCGATCTTCTCGACGAGATGCGGGAGATCCCTGCGGACGAGCGGCTCTCCGCCGGTCAGTCGAATCTTGTTGACGCCCAGTGAGGCCGCGACGAGGACGATCCGGTGAATTTCCTCGTAGCTGAGCAGGTGCTGGCGGGGCATGAAGTCGACGACCTCGGGCATGCAATACACGCACCGGATATTGCAGCGGTCGGTCACGCTGATCCGGAGGTTGTTGTGCACCCGGCCGAAGGAGTCGACGAGGCGTCCTGTCGTATCATTCATGAGGGACGCCGCCTCGAAACTGGTTGCTCGGGAGGGGTTGAGACTCGCCCACTCGATCCGTTTGATTGTAAGGCCACCACCGCCCAAACCCAAGGGGTGGACGGGCGCGGGAGGCTGCGCCGTGGCACGGAATTGGTATCGTCACGAGATCTCGGGGGATTGGGCCTCGACCATAGCGGAGCGGCCACTGCCATGTCGGAATCGCAGCCTACGTCGTCGATCGGCCGATGGCTGACCGACCAGAGCAGGCCGGAGCAGGTGAAGATCTGGCTCTCAGGGGTCGGTGTCCGCGACACGGAACGCGCCGAGGCCGACCTGCGCGACCTCGCAAGGCGGGCGCACAGTCCCGAGACGATGGTGGTCCTGGCCGACTTGCTAGGGGGGCTGCTGAGTCGCAGTTCCGATGCAGGGATGGCGCTTAGGAATCTCGAACGATTCGTGTCGGCACATCCCGAGCCGGGCTCGATCTTGGCGGAGCTGGCAGTCTCGCCGCGCACGACCGAGATCGCGGTGCAGCTCTTTAGCTCGAGCCAATATTTCAGCGAGATGCTCATCCGCGAGCCGTCGTTGCTGGGCTGGTTGAGGTCGGGTGCCGAGCGTCGCGACCGGGAAGATCTGGTCGAGGACCTCTGGGCCGAGCTCAAAGATGTCGGGGACGAAGGGCGTGAGAGGCTCGTTCTCCGGCGGTTCCGCCGCAGGGAGCTGCTCCGGATCGGGTTCAACGACATTGTCCGGGGCGTGCCGCTTGAGGTCACCACGCAGGACCTCTCGCACCTGGCCGACTCGTGCGTCGAGTGCGCCTACCGCCTGGCCAGGCGCAGGGCGAGAGCCAGGCATGGCGAGGGGCTCGGCCACGATGGCACGCCGATCAGATTCGTCGTCTTGGCCCTGGGCAAGATGGGCGGTACCGAGCTGAACTACAGCTCGGACATCGACCTGGTCTTCCTTTACGAGTCCGAAGGGCAGACCGA
It encodes:
- the moaA gene encoding GTP 3',8-cyclase MoaA gives rise to the protein MNDTTGRLVDSFGRVHNNLRISVTDRCNIRCVYCMPEVVDFMPRQHLLSYEEIHRIVLVAASLGVNKIRLTGGEPLVRRDLPHLVEKIAAVPGIEDVGLTTNGILLAPLARRLRDAGLLRLNVSLDTMDPARFLTLTRRTGLEQTLEGIQAAKDAGFDPIKLNAVAIKGTTEEDIIPLARYARENRLELRFIEYMPLDAGAWERQKVLLAEDILEILSREFGHLTPAANQDARAPALDYDYDDGCGRIGLIASVSRPFCASCNRIRITADGKLRNCLFAIDETDLRGLLRDGSSDQDLASAIMMSVEGKWEGHQISSSRFIKPDRLMHSIGG
- a CDS encoding YkgJ family cysteine cluster protein, coding for MEVRDEPWYRDGLAFECTRCGACCTGAPGYVWVQDEEIARLAAFRGESVETFCLTYVRQVNDRFSLIERPGGDCIFWEKASGCTVYSARPDQCQTWPFWDENIETPGDWQRVQRGCPGAGVGRVFTLDEIRLNAARVGL